In the genome of Gemmatimonadales bacterium, one region contains:
- a CDS encoding VOC family protein: MTKTPPPSYLQATIMAPGITVNDLGKSIKFYEGLGFAVGERWEDGGKLMGVMLHAGTCMFGLTQDDFAKGKDRVKGIGMRTWISTEQDIDEIAARAKAAGVTLDAELQDYPWGGRGFAVTDPDGFKLTISRESK; encoded by the coding sequence ATGACCAAGACCCCACCACCGTCCTACCTGCAGGCCACCATCATGGCGCCCGGCATCACCGTGAACGATCTCGGCAAGAGCATCAAGTTCTACGAAGGGCTCGGCTTTGCGGTCGGCGAGCGCTGGGAGGACGGCGGCAAGTTGATGGGTGTCATGCTTCACGCCGGGACATGCATGTTCGGATTGACACAGGATGACTTTGCCAAGGGCAAGGATCGCGTCAAGGGGATCGGGATGCGAACCTGGATCAGCACCGAGCAGGACATTGACGAAATCGCGGCGCGCGCGAAGGCGGCCGGGGTCACCCTCGACGCCGAACTACAGGACTATCCCTGGGGCGGTCGGGGGTTTGCCGTGACGGACCCGGACGGATTCAAGCTGACCATTTCCCGGGAGTCGAAGTAA
- the pgl gene encoding 6-phosphogluconolactonase — protein MTGKRLPAKVAVLPSAELAADAAAGQFVAAAADAIRSRGTFIVALSGGHTPQRLYELLATPHIAAQVDWSRVQVCWGDERCVPPDTAESNYRMAREALLSHVPLPAGNVHRMRGEDDPDQEAHRYDEMMQRLLGGSGSRLDLVLLGLGTDGHTASLFPGADAVHDSTQWVAPAFSEAHAQWRITLTPRLINAAAEVVFLVSGADKADMVARVLQGPRAPHDIPAQLIAPIAGEAAWILDGGAASALGG, from the coding sequence GTGACGGGCAAGCGGTTGCCGGCAAAGGTCGCGGTCCTCCCGAGCGCCGAGTTGGCCGCCGACGCGGCCGCAGGTCAGTTCGTGGCAGCGGCCGCGGACGCGATCCGCTCGCGCGGCACCTTCATCGTCGCGCTCTCCGGTGGCCATACACCGCAGCGCCTCTATGAACTCCTCGCGACGCCTCACATTGCGGCGCAGGTGGATTGGTCACGGGTTCAGGTATGCTGGGGCGACGAGCGGTGCGTCCCGCCGGACACTGCGGAGAGCAACTACCGCATGGCACGAGAGGCACTCCTCTCTCATGTCCCGTTGCCAGCTGGCAACGTGCATCGGATGCGAGGTGAAGACGATCCCGATCAGGAGGCTCACCGCTACGACGAGATGATGCAGAGGCTGTTGGGAGGCTCTGGCTCGCGGTTGGACCTGGTGCTCCTCGGGCTCGGCACGGATGGCCATACCGCCTCGCTCTTCCCGGGGGCCGACGCAGTACACGACAGCACGCAGTGGGTAGCGCCCGCATTCTCGGAGGCACACGCGCAATGGAGGATCACGCTCACACCTCGCCTGATCAACGCAGCCGCCGAGGTCGTGTTCCTGGTGTCGGGTGCGGACAAGGCGGATATGGTTGCCCGAGTCCTTCAAGGCCCCCGAGCTCCCCATGACATTCCGGCGCAGCTCATCGCACCGATTGCCGGCGAGGCAGCGTGGATTCTCGATGGCGGTGCCGCCTCGGCACTGGGAGGCTAG
- the rpiA gene encoding ribose-5-phosphate isomerase RpiA: MSTVAPPGGLHDPAVRAAAERALALVADGMCVGLGSGRAASLFIQLLGARCRGGLSVRGVATSQASADIARASGIPLLTLDAVDQLDLTVDGADEVAPNLDLIKGWGGALVRERIVATASKRQVIVVGTEKLVQALGARGKVPVEVVPFGRALVERRIRALGMVPALRMVEGDLQPFTTENDNLILDCAPSAPMPDGRAARQMEHAVLAIPGVVDTGLFLGTADQVLVGHPDGRVEVLRRAEA, translated from the coding sequence GTGAGCACCGTCGCGCCCCCCGGTGGGCTTCACGATCCGGCTGTCCGGGCGGCGGCCGAACGGGCGCTCGCGCTCGTGGCCGATGGCATGTGCGTCGGGCTTGGTTCCGGCCGGGCGGCCTCCCTGTTTATCCAACTCCTCGGCGCACGCTGCCGAGGCGGTCTCTCCGTCCGCGGCGTGGCCACGTCTCAGGCATCCGCCGACATTGCGCGTGCGTCGGGGATTCCGCTCCTCACGCTTGACGCCGTCGATCAACTGGACCTGACCGTTGACGGAGCGGATGAAGTCGCGCCGAATCTCGACCTCATCAAGGGGTGGGGCGGGGCCCTGGTGCGCGAGCGGATCGTCGCCACCGCCTCGAAGCGCCAGGTGATTGTGGTCGGCACCGAGAAACTGGTCCAGGCGCTGGGTGCGCGGGGAAAGGTCCCGGTCGAAGTGGTACCATTTGGACGCGCGCTTGTCGAGCGCCGTATCCGGGCGCTTGGGATGGTGCCGGCTCTCCGGATGGTGGAAGGTGACCTGCAGCCGTTCACGACGGAGAACGACAACCTGATCCTCGACTGCGCCCCGTCTGCGCCAATGCCCGACGGACGTGCGGCTCGCCAGATGGAGCATGCGGTCCTCGCCATCCCCGGTGTCGTGGACACCGGCCTCTTCCTCGGCACGGCCGACCAGGTGCTCGTGGGGCATCCGGACGGGCGTGTCGAGGTGCTCCGGCGGGCCGAAGCGTGA
- a CDS encoding glucoamylase family protein, producing MNIALPFTTRRRDAVEPPIRADLFGIERLEQHAESLAAAQGVIKGVASGRSLLSRVDDNARVLRESNRAIAAALKADKWITPAAEWLVDNFYVTAEQLRQIRSDLSVGFYRGLPKLADGPFAGYPRVYGVAWAFVAHTDSRMDPEMLRRFVLAYQRVQPLTIGELWAVPIVLRVVLIENLRRLSDAMSSSRAAQQQAQQLAEALLSPEESDEAALALKRMTADRRRLSPSFVVELLQRLRNYDPGLTPGLAFLQRRLAAQGTTPAEITLQEHQREAATTVTVRNVITSMRLIAALDWTEFFESVSLVDRALRASSDYAAMDFASRDDYRHAIEALARGSERPELEVAQAALQHAEAAHGDSADPADGSEARIRDAGYYLIGRGRIAFEQSIGFRPSLRLRLGRRFINAATLGFFGTLLLFTALVLAGPIALDAMAGLSPTGLLVLGLLALIPASDLAVALLNREITTVVTPRLLPRFEWPAGVPADCRTMVVVPTLLTGLDDVEEQVERLEVHFLGNADGDVRFALLSDWSDAPTEHRPDDEPILAAALAGVAALNKRHGPAVGGGARFFVFHRARQWNESEGVWMGWERKRGKLHELNRLLRGAVDTSFFALPEGVEVPTGVRYVLTLDSDTRLPGGSVRRLVGTMAHPLNRPRLDPVTRCVVEGYGVLQPRVTPTLPGRAGSLFQRMSSVSAGIDPYSAAVSDVYQDLFGEGSYTGKGIYDVDAFEAALAGRVPENALLSHDLFEGLFARAGLVTDIELFEAAPSNYLTATGRQHRWARGDWQLLPWILRHPFSKVGRWKMLDNLRRTLSMPLAFLTLLAAWGWPASRPDVWTGFILAVLAIPTFLPVFGGLLPRVPGISKRMHLRAVGRDIRSAVAQFAFTVTMIAHQAWVMTDAIVRTLVRLYITGRHLLEWKAMATVAPRTPVTRPAFHRAMAGGLVLAAVAAVAVATHPAAWLVATPVIALWALAPSIAFAVSRPIPSSRTAALPPEDVRLLRRIARRTWSYFTTFVTPESRALPPDNFQEDPDPVIAERTSPTNVGLYLLTAVSARDFGWIGTLDLADRLEATLRTVAGLEKFRGHLFNWYDTSNGQPLEPRYVSSVDSGNLAGALLTLSQACWEILDQPILLHAGMEGVEDAADLLREAVLASARGGANDAANRERMLEALDVVVRLAAQRPATPTEWAARLAELDAASTSAASLARDAGSKATEPSASTLHSGAEALRRAVETLARDLDGLMPWARLRPPPALAPIMATLGTPMTLRELPKRCEGVVHDLVARQTQVPEGGEPAAAQRAADALLGTLERSAAAGSALAQRLARLAEEARRLVTEMEFGFLFDPVRMLFSIGYRMSDGSLDSGRYDLLASEARLLSFVAIAKGEVPVKHWFRLGRPLAPVGKNAVLLSWSGSMFEYLMPRLLMRAPPESLLDQTATLMLQRQIAYGAERGVPWGVSESGYFARDLGMTFQYSNFGVPGLGLRRGLADDLVIAPYATGLATMIDPIAAARNFRALLDAGAGGRYGFVEALDYTPARLPADTTKGVVTMYMAHHQGMLIVAIGNLLHHGGMRTRFHTEPMVQASELLLQERMPRDVAVVRPQVAPAAALGDIRELVPPNTRHFTTPHGATPRVHLLSNGRYAVMLTAAGSGFSRWHDLAITRWREDVTSDDTGAYFYLRDVNSGERWSAGYQPSGEEPDSYDVSFAEDRAEFVRRDGTLETRLEVIVSSEDDAEVRRVSITNHAARAREIEVTSYAEVVLAPPAADAGHPAFSNLFVQTECVPERNTLLATRRPRAPEDPTVWLAHVLAVEGETVGKVEWETDRRQFLGRGRGVHAPLVEWEASPLSDTTGPVLDPIVSLRRRVRLPPGKTVRLVFSTLVDATREGVLELAEKYNDVTIFERAATMAWTRAMVQLHHLGIGPDEAQLFQSVASALLYVDRASRAPSEVIARQCEGVGALWTHGISGDLPIVLVQIDEADDVGIVRQLLRAHEYWRMKGLAVDLVILNDRAPSYVQDLQTLLDTLVRVASTMPRKDGQEALGRVYTLRADHVTPGQRDVLESVARVFLSSQDGTLAAQVARVLLPDASAMIPPPRLTEAPAVEADGVIDETALEYFNGLGGFDKDGREYRTVLRPGRWTPAPWVNVLANAEFGCLVSEAGAGCSWSVNSQANRITPWANDPVSDPPSEMFYIRDEESGDVWSPTPLPMREPGSAFDVRHGRGFTRFACEAHDVKMELVHFVPQHDPLKVARLVLVNNSQDTRRLSATAYLDWVLGTTRGDAAPYIITEMDGTTGAMFARNPWNGDFSTRIAFADLAGKQVRWTADRTEFLGRNGTPARPAALVRREALSGRSGAALDPCCVLQQEVVLAPGERAEVVLLLGETETREQARELIARYRTADLDASLNAVTGQWDDILSTVQVKTPDRSLDLLLNGWLLYQTLACRVWGRTALYQSSGAYGFRDQLQDVMALMVSRSDLARAHLLKSAGRQFVEGDVQHWWHEPSGRGIRTRMTDDLLWLPYVVGHYLEVTADRGVLEERIPFLAGQVLADGQLESYFEPRVSEEEGTLYEHCARAIDRSLEVGQHGLPLMGTGDWNDGMNRVGAGGKGESVWLAWFLASVLKTWIPLARAQGESTRVQAWSQRLASLTEAVREAGWDGQWFRRAYFDDGTPLGSSTNDECRIDSIAQSWSVISGVADPAQARQAMASLDERLVRRKDAILLLLEPPFDDGPMEPGYIKGYLPGVRENGGQYTHAAAWAVIAFAMQGDGDKAAELLAILNPINHTATPAGVDRYQVEPYVLAGDVYAETPHIGRGGWTWYSGSAGWVYRAGLEWLLGFRLHADRLLLDPCIPAVWPTYSMTYRRGTTHYDIVVENPRGAGRGVTTLELDGVSLDVQDGVPLTDDHQRHQVRVVLG from the coding sequence GTGAATATCGCACTCCCCTTCACGACGAGGCGGCGCGACGCGGTCGAACCCCCGATCCGCGCCGATCTGTTCGGCATTGAACGGCTGGAGCAGCATGCGGAGAGCCTTGCGGCGGCGCAGGGCGTCATCAAGGGTGTGGCGTCCGGGCGGTCGTTGCTCTCCCGCGTGGATGACAATGCGCGCGTGCTGCGCGAATCGAACCGTGCCATCGCGGCAGCCCTCAAGGCGGACAAGTGGATCACGCCCGCCGCCGAATGGCTGGTGGACAACTTCTACGTCACCGCCGAGCAGCTCCGCCAGATCCGGAGCGACCTCTCCGTCGGCTTCTATCGCGGATTGCCCAAGTTGGCGGACGGCCCGTTTGCCGGCTATCCCCGCGTCTATGGCGTGGCGTGGGCCTTTGTGGCGCACACCGACAGCCGGATGGATCCGGAAATGCTCCGCCGCTTCGTGCTGGCCTACCAGCGGGTCCAGCCCCTGACCATTGGCGAGCTGTGGGCGGTCCCGATCGTGTTGCGCGTGGTCCTGATCGAAAACCTGCGACGACTCTCGGATGCCATGAGCAGCAGCCGGGCCGCCCAGCAGCAGGCGCAACAACTCGCCGAGGCGCTGCTCAGTCCGGAGGAGAGTGACGAGGCGGCGCTCGCGCTGAAGCGCATGACCGCTGACCGTCGCCGATTGTCGCCGAGCTTCGTGGTCGAGCTGCTCCAGCGGTTGCGGAACTACGACCCCGGGCTCACGCCGGGGCTCGCCTTTCTGCAGCGGCGCCTGGCGGCCCAGGGCACAACCCCGGCGGAGATCACCCTGCAGGAGCACCAGCGGGAGGCGGCCACCACCGTCACGGTGCGCAACGTCATCACGAGCATGCGGTTGATTGCCGCGCTCGACTGGACCGAGTTCTTCGAGAGCGTCAGTCTCGTCGATCGGGCGCTGCGGGCCAGCAGTGACTACGCCGCGATGGATTTTGCGAGCCGGGACGACTATCGGCATGCGATTGAAGCGCTCGCACGCGGCTCGGAGCGGCCAGAACTCGAAGTTGCCCAGGCGGCGCTGCAGCACGCCGAGGCGGCGCACGGTGATTCAGCCGACCCGGCCGATGGTTCGGAGGCCCGGATTCGGGATGCCGGCTACTACCTGATCGGGCGAGGGCGGATTGCGTTTGAACAGAGTATCGGATTCCGCCCCAGCCTTCGACTTCGCCTCGGCCGCAGGTTCATCAACGCGGCGACGCTGGGGTTCTTTGGAACACTGCTGTTGTTCACCGCGCTTGTGTTGGCCGGCCCCATCGCACTCGACGCCATGGCCGGGCTGTCACCCACCGGCTTGCTCGTGCTCGGATTGCTGGCGCTCATCCCCGCCTCGGATCTCGCGGTCGCGCTGCTCAATCGCGAGATCACGACCGTCGTCACACCGCGGCTCCTGCCCCGATTCGAGTGGCCGGCCGGCGTGCCGGCGGACTGCCGCACGATGGTGGTGGTGCCGACCCTCCTGACCGGGCTCGACGACGTCGAGGAACAGGTCGAGCGGCTCGAAGTCCACTTCCTCGGCAACGCCGACGGCGACGTGCGATTTGCCCTGCTCTCCGACTGGTCGGATGCACCGACCGAGCATCGTCCCGACGACGAGCCTATCCTGGCGGCGGCCCTCGCCGGTGTGGCGGCCCTGAACAAGCGGCACGGGCCGGCGGTCGGCGGCGGGGCGCGCTTCTTCGTCTTCCATCGTGCGCGCCAATGGAATGAGAGCGAAGGCGTCTGGATGGGATGGGAACGGAAGCGAGGGAAGCTGCACGAACTGAACCGGCTCCTGCGCGGGGCGGTCGACACCAGTTTCTTTGCGCTGCCGGAAGGTGTGGAGGTGCCCACGGGAGTGCGCTACGTCCTGACCCTCGACTCCGACACCCGGCTTCCCGGCGGCAGCGTCCGGCGCCTGGTCGGTACCATGGCGCATCCGCTCAACCGGCCCCGACTCGACCCGGTCACCAGGTGCGTCGTCGAGGGATACGGTGTCCTGCAACCACGCGTGACCCCGACGCTGCCGGGCCGGGCTGGATCCCTGTTCCAGCGGATGTCGTCGGTCTCGGCCGGGATCGACCCGTACTCGGCGGCGGTGTCGGACGTGTATCAGGACCTGTTCGGGGAGGGCTCCTACACCGGCAAGGGGATCTACGACGTTGACGCGTTCGAAGCGGCCCTCGCGGGGCGCGTGCCGGAGAACGCCCTGCTGAGCCACGACCTGTTCGAAGGTCTCTTCGCTCGAGCGGGCCTGGTCACCGACATCGAGCTCTTCGAGGCGGCGCCTTCCAACTACCTCACCGCGACCGGACGGCAACATCGCTGGGCCCGGGGAGACTGGCAACTCCTTCCGTGGATCCTGCGCCATCCCTTCTCCAAGGTCGGGCGCTGGAAGATGCTCGACAATCTCCGGCGCACGCTCTCCATGCCCCTGGCGTTCCTGACGCTCCTGGCCGCGTGGGGATGGCCCGCGTCCCGGCCGGACGTCTGGACGGGCTTCATCCTCGCCGTGCTCGCCATCCCCACCTTTCTTCCGGTCTTTGGTGGTCTGCTGCCCAGGGTGCCGGGCATCTCCAAGCGGATGCACCTCCGGGCCGTGGGCCGGGACATCCGGTCGGCCGTCGCACAGTTTGCCTTTACCGTCACGATGATCGCGCATCAGGCGTGGGTGATGACCGATGCCATTGTGCGGACGCTCGTGCGGCTCTACATCACCGGCCGGCACCTGCTCGAATGGAAGGCGATGGCCACGGTTGCTCCGCGAACCCCGGTGACGAGACCGGCGTTCCATCGGGCGATGGCGGGCGGGCTGGTGCTGGCCGCCGTCGCAGCCGTTGCCGTGGCCACACACCCCGCCGCCTGGCTCGTGGCGACCCCCGTCATCGCGCTCTGGGCCCTGGCCCCCTCCATCGCCTTCGCCGTCAGCCGTCCGATCCCCAGCAGTCGCACCGCCGCGCTCCCGCCGGAGGACGTACGGCTGCTCCGCCGGATTGCCAGGCGCACCTGGAGCTACTTCACGACGTTCGTGACGCCGGAGAGTCGCGCCCTCCCGCCTGACAATTTCCAGGAAGACCCGGACCCGGTGATCGCGGAGCGAACCTCGCCGACCAATGTCGGCCTCTACCTCCTCACCGCCGTGTCGGCGCGGGACTTCGGGTGGATCGGCACCCTCGACCTGGCCGACCGCCTCGAGGCCACACTCCGGACGGTGGCCGGCTTGGAGAAATTCCGCGGCCACCTTTTCAACTGGTACGACACCAGCAACGGGCAGCCGCTGGAGCCGCGGTACGTGTCCTCGGTGGACAGCGGCAACCTGGCCGGTGCCCTGCTCACGTTGAGTCAGGCCTGCTGGGAGATCCTTGATCAGCCGATTCTCCTCCACGCCGGGATGGAAGGCGTCGAGGACGCAGCCGACCTGCTGCGGGAAGCGGTGCTGGCTTCGGCAAGGGGGGGCGCGAATGACGCGGCCAACCGCGAACGGATGCTGGAGGCGCTCGACGTGGTGGTGCGCCTCGCCGCCCAGCGGCCGGCCACGCCGACGGAATGGGCGGCGCGGCTGGCGGAGCTCGACGCGGCGTCGACCTCGGCGGCCAGCCTGGCCCGGGACGCGGGGAGCAAGGCGACTGAGCCCTCGGCGTCCACCCTCCACTCGGGGGCGGAGGCCCTGCGGCGGGCGGTCGAGACCCTGGCCCGGGACCTCGACGGGCTGATGCCCTGGGCTCGGCTCCGGCCGCCCCCGGCGCTGGCGCCGATCATGGCGACGTTGGGCACGCCAATGACGCTGCGGGAGCTGCCGAAGCGGTGCGAGGGGGTGGTCCACGATCTCGTGGCGCGGCAGACTCAGGTCCCCGAGGGGGGAGAGCCCGCCGCGGCCCAGCGGGCCGCCGATGCCCTGCTGGGCACCCTCGAACGCTCGGCGGCGGCTGGCTCCGCGCTGGCGCAGCGCCTCGCCCGGCTGGCGGAGGAGGCGCGGCGGCTCGTCACCGAGATGGAGTTTGGCTTCCTTTTCGACCCCGTCCGGATGCTGTTCTCGATCGGCTACCGGATGTCGGATGGCAGCCTTGATTCGGGCCGCTACGATCTCCTCGCGTCCGAGGCGCGCCTGCTGAGTTTCGTCGCCATCGCCAAGGGCGAGGTGCCGGTCAAGCACTGGTTTCGATTGGGGCGTCCCCTGGCACCGGTCGGCAAGAATGCTGTCCTGCTGTCATGGTCGGGCTCAATGTTCGAGTACCTGATGCCGCGCCTGCTTATGCGTGCGCCACCGGAAAGCCTCCTGGATCAGACCGCCACCCTCATGCTCCAGCGCCAAATCGCGTACGGCGCAGAGCGTGGCGTCCCCTGGGGGGTCTCAGAATCCGGCTACTTCGCCCGCGACCTGGGGATGACCTTCCAGTATTCCAACTTCGGGGTGCCCGGGCTGGGGCTTCGGCGCGGGCTGGCGGATGATCTTGTCATTGCGCCGTACGCCACCGGGCTGGCCACGATGATCGACCCGATCGCGGCGGCGCGGAACTTCCGGGCGCTCCTCGACGCCGGCGCGGGCGGGCGGTACGGGTTCGTTGAGGCGCTGGACTACACGCCCGCGCGTCTCCCGGCTGACACGACCAAGGGCGTGGTCACGATGTACATGGCGCATCACCAGGGGATGCTGATCGTCGCCATCGGGAACCTGCTGCACCACGGCGGGATGCGCACCCGCTTCCACACCGAGCCCATGGTGCAGGCGAGCGAGCTGCTGCTCCAGGAACGGATGCCGCGGGACGTGGCGGTGGTGCGGCCCCAGGTGGCCCCGGCCGCGGCCCTCGGCGACATCCGTGAGCTGGTGCCGCCCAACACCCGCCACTTCACCACCCCGCACGGCGCCACGCCGCGGGTGCACCTGCTGTCCAACGGGCGCTACGCCGTGATGCTGACCGCGGCCGGCTCAGGCTTCAGCCGGTGGCACGACCTGGCGATCACCCGGTGGCGCGAGGACGTCACCAGCGACGACACGGGGGCGTACTTCTACCTCCGCGACGTGAACAGTGGGGAGCGGTGGTCGGCGGGATACCAGCCGAGCGGGGAGGAGCCGGACAGTTACGACGTGTCGTTCGCGGAGGACCGTGCCGAGTTCGTCCGCCGGGACGGGACCCTCGAGACGCGGCTCGAGGTCATCGTGTCATCCGAAGATGACGCCGAAGTGCGCCGGGTGTCGATCACGAACCACGCAGCGCGCGCGCGGGAGATCGAGGTGACCTCCTACGCCGAGGTCGTCCTCGCGCCTCCGGCGGCGGACGCCGGTCACCCTGCCTTCTCGAATCTCTTCGTCCAGACCGAGTGCGTCCCGGAACGGAATACCCTCCTCGCGACCCGCCGACCCCGGGCGCCCGAGGACCCGACCGTCTGGCTGGCCCACGTGCTCGCGGTGGAAGGGGAGACGGTCGGCAAGGTGGAATGGGAAACCGACCGGCGACAGTTCCTCGGCCGGGGGCGCGGCGTGCACGCGCCGTTGGTGGAATGGGAGGCCTCCCCGCTGTCGGACACCACCGGGCCGGTGCTCGATCCGATCGTGAGTCTGCGCCGCCGGGTTCGGCTGCCCCCAGGCAAGACGGTGCGACTGGTCTTCTCGACGCTGGTGGACGCCACCCGCGAGGGTGTGCTGGAACTCGCCGAGAAGTACAACGACGTCACCATCTTCGAGCGGGCGGCGACCATGGCCTGGACGCGGGCAATGGTGCAGCTGCACCATCTCGGCATCGGGCCCGACGAGGCGCAGCTCTTCCAGTCGGTGGCGAGCGCGCTTCTCTATGTCGACCGTGCCTCCCGCGCCCCCAGCGAAGTGATCGCGCGGCAATGCGAGGGGGTGGGTGCCCTCTGGACCCACGGAATTTCGGGCGACCTCCCGATTGTGCTGGTACAGATCGACGAGGCCGACGACGTCGGCATCGTCCGGCAGTTGCTGCGCGCCCATGAGTACTGGCGGATGAAGGGACTCGCGGTCGATCTCGTCATCCTGAACGATCGTGCGCCGTCGTACGTGCAGGATCTGCAGACCCTGCTCGACACCCTCGTGCGCGTCGCCTCGACGATGCCACGCAAGGACGGCCAGGAGGCGCTGGGGCGCGTGTATACCCTCCGGGCAGACCACGTCACGCCGGGGCAACGCGACGTGCTGGAGAGTGTGGCCCGCGTCTTCCTGTCCAGCCAAGACGGCACCCTCGCCGCGCAGGTGGCGCGGGTGCTGTTGCCCGACGCCTCGGCGATGATTCCCCCTCCGCGCCTCACGGAGGCGCCCGCCGTCGAGGCCGACGGGGTGATCGACGAAACGGCGCTGGAGTATTTCAACGGACTCGGCGGCTTCGACAAGGACGGACGCGAGTACCGGACGGTGTTGCGGCCCGGGCGATGGACCCCGGCGCCGTGGGTCAATGTGCTCGCCAACGCAGAATTCGGATGCCTGGTCTCGGAGGCGGGTGCCGGGTGCAGCTGGTCGGTCAACAGCCAGGCGAACCGAATCACCCCCTGGGCAAATGACCCGGTCAGCGACCCGCCGAGCGAGATGTTCTATATCCGGGACGAGGAGTCGGGCGACGTGTGGAGCCCGACGCCGTTGCCGATGCGTGAGCCGGGCAGCGCGTTCGACGTCCGCCATGGCAGGGGGTTCACCCGGTTCGCGTGCGAAGCTCACGATGTGAAGATGGAACTGGTGCACTTCGTACCGCAACACGATCCGCTCAAGGTGGCGCGCCTGGTCCTGGTGAACAATTCGCAAGACACCCGGCGGCTCTCGGCCACGGCCTATCTCGACTGGGTGCTGGGGACCACGCGGGGCGACGCCGCCCCATATATCATCACGGAAATGGACGGCACCACCGGAGCGATGTTCGCCCGCAACCCCTGGAACGGCGACTTCAGCACCCGCATCGCCTTCGCCGACCTGGCGGGGAAACAGGTCCGGTGGACGGCGGATCGTACCGAGTTCCTCGGCCGGAACGGCACGCCGGCCCGACCGGCCGCGCTCGTGCGGCGGGAGGCGCTTTCTGGCCGGAGCGGCGCTGCCCTCGATCCCTGCTGCGTGCTGCAACAGGAGGTGGTGCTGGCACCGGGCGAACGCGCGGAAGTGGTCCTGCTCCTGGGGGAGACCGAGACGCGTGAGCAGGCCCGCGAACTGATTGCCCGCTACCGGACCGCCGACCTGGACGCCAGCCTGAACGCGGTGACCGGCCAGTGGGACGACATCCTGTCCACGGTGCAGGTCAAGACGCCCGACCGGTCGCTGGACCTCCTGCTCAACGGCTGGTTGCTCTACCAGACGCTGGCCTGCCGCGTCTGGGGGCGGACTGCCCTCTATCAATCGAGCGGCGCCTATGGCTTCCGCGATCAGCTGCAGGACGTCATGGCACTCATGGTGTCGAGGAGCGATCTGGCGCGGGCGCACCTCCTCAAGAGCGCGGGGCGGCAGTTCGTTGAGGGAGATGTCCAGCATTGGTGGCACGAGCCAAGCGGGCGGGGAATCCGGACCCGGATGACCGATGACCTTCTGTGGCTCCCCTACGTGGTGGGACACTACCTCGAGGTTACCGCCGACCGCGGGGTCCTGGAAGAGCGCATTCCCTTCCTGGCGGGACAGGTGCTGGCGGACGGGCAGCTGGAGTCCTACTTCGAGCCTCGCGTGTCGGAGGAGGAGGGCACGTTGTACGAACACTGCGCCCGCGCCATCGACCGGAGCCTGGAGGTGGGACAGCACGGCCTGCCGCTGATGGGTACCGGCGACTGGAACGACGGGATGAACCGCGTCGGTGCGGGCGGTAAGGGGGAGAGCGTCTGGCTGGCCTGGTTCCTGGCCTCGGTTCTCAAGACCTGGATTCCCCTTGCGAGAGCGCAGGGTGAATCCACGCGTGTTCAGGCGTGGAGCCAGCGTCTGGCGTCCCTCACGGAGGCGGTGCGAGAGGCTGGCTGGGACGGTCAATGGTTCCGGCGGGCGTACTTCGATGATGGGACACCGCTGGGCTCAAGCACCAATGACGAATGCCGCATCGACTCGATCGCCCAGTCATGGAGCGTCATATCGGGCGTGGCCGACCCGGCACAGGCCCGCCAGGCGATGGCCTCGCTCGACGAGAGGCTGGTGCGGCGCAAGGACGCGATCTTGCTGCTCCTGGAGCCACCGTTCGACGACGGCCCGATGGAGCCTGGCTACATCAAGGGCTACCTGCCGGGAGTGCGCGAGAACGGCGGGCAGTACACCCATGCCGCGGCCTGGGCCGTCATCGCGTTCGCGATGCAGGGTGACGGGGACAAGGCCGCGGAACTGCTGGCGATCCTCAACCCCATCAACCACACCGCCACGCCAGCCGGCGTCGATCGCTACCAGGTCGAGCCCTACGTGCTGGCCGGCGACGTATATGCGGAGACCCCGCACATCGGGCGCGGCGGGTGGACCTGGTACAGCGGGTCGGCGGGGTGGGTGTACCGGGCCGGTCTCGAGTGGCTCCTTGGCTTCCGCCTGCACGCCGACCGCCTGCTGCTCGACCCGTGTATTCCTGCCGTCTGGCCGACGTACTCCATGACGTACCGCCGCGGTACCACCCACTATGACATCGTCGTGGAGAATCCGCGCGGCGCCGGGCGCGGCGTTACAACGCTCGAACTCGATGGCGTGTCGCTGGACGTCCAGGACGGGGTCCCGCTCACCGATGACCATCAACGCCACCAGGTTCGGGTGGTGCTCGGTTAG